Below is a window of Acidimicrobiales bacterium DNA.
AGGTCCGAGCCGAGGCGGCCGCGTTCCTCGTCGGGTAGCAGACGGCGATCCGGGTGCTCGCCGGGTCTCCCCCGAGGAGCCCGCAGGCCTCGAGTGGCAGCCCAGTGGCCTCGTCGAGCTGGGCCCCGAGGCAGTGCCCGACGAGCTCGGTGTAGACCGCCACGGGAAGCCGAAGCATCGGGCCGAGAGGCTACCGTCGAGCTGGCATGTCACCCAAAGCACGCGCTCGTTCGGGGACGGGGGCGAGCCAGCGAGGTACCAACGGGGCGGGAAAGCGAGCTCCCGAGCGGTACCGCCGGATCGCCCAGAACCGGCGCGCCCGGCACGACTACGACCTGCTCGAGACCTTCGAGTGCGGGATCGTCCTCCAAGGGGGCGAGGTGAAGTCGCTGCGGGCGGGCAGGGCGGCACTTCGCGACGCCTACGCCCGGGTCGAGGGAGGCGAGGTCTGGCTCGTGGGCGCCTATGTGGCACCCTACGAGTACGCCCAGGGCTTCGGCAGCCACGACCCCGACCGTCCTCGCAAGCTGCTCCTTCACCGGCGCCAGATCGACGAGCTGGTCGGCAAGACGAAGCAGCAGTCCCTGACGCTGGTGCCGCTGTCCATCTACTTTCGTGACGGCCGGGCCAAAGTGGAGCTCGCCCTGGCCCGCGGCCGCCGCACCTACGACAAGCGCCGCGCCATCGCCGACCGAGACGCCGAGCGCGAGGTGGCCAGGGCCGCGGCCCGCCATCGGCGCGGTGAATGACGACCCAGTGGCCGGCGGGCCGGGGGCCCCTGCCTCGATCGTCCTGATCGGTACGAGAACTGGCGCCGGCTCCTCGCGACCGTTCTCGTCCCGTCTGGGGCCGATTTATCGGCTATAGACGCGACAGGGTCGCCTGGCGGCCCACTTTGGGCCCGAACTTGTAGCGATCAGGGCGCGATCGCCGATCGGATCCGGCCGGGGGGCCCGACCGGTAAACTGTGGGTTCGCACATTGACCAGGGGGTGATTGGCTTCGACTTCGGTCGTCGAGATGGGAGAAGCGAGCCGTGGTCTCCGGAGTCCACGTAAATAAGCCGGAAACCAAACAAACGCCGAGCCTCAGCTCGAGCTCGCTGCTTAAAAAGTAGCGACGTCCGACCGGTCTCAGCCCTGCGGGCCGGATCCG
It encodes the following:
- the smpB gene encoding SsrA-binding protein SmpB, with protein sequence MSPKARARSGTGASQRGTNGAGKRAPERYRRIAQNRRARHDYDLLETFECGIVLQGGEVKSLRAGRAALRDAYARVEGGEVWLVGAYVAPYEYAQGFGSHDPDRPRKLLLHRRQIDELVGKTKQQSLTLVPLSIYFRDGRAKVELALARGRRTYDKRRAIADRDAEREVARAAARHRRGE